The proteins below come from a single Pichia kudriavzevii chromosome 2, complete sequence genomic window:
- a CDS encoding uncharacterized protein (PKUD0B02260), whose protein sequence is MAVTGSYIVNSKTVSSSRLLSSSKAVSYKDRAVEIPNSASNPFLQSSRFKQGTLYVIIFPIIFAFILIYILGAIIQKYRANKQARKIEPFDKDYEGIDDIYSVDDYNNDNELDPFNDRNEINPDFISQYRRSMDHLKGNLGKHTRNSSVGTILKIDLNSQPNLQPTHYQERSTQPPVYSIESNDQSYVSLPQGTADSASYFLAAEPSKQHPPPTSRSHLHSRSLSTQALDDFLSTGELPVPNTSYDIPVSRHSRSRSTSPQRSPQPRRTTVYTQQTSRNNSPSRSPVRSLRGV, encoded by the coding sequence ATGGCTGTAACTGGTTCGTATATAGTCAATAGCAAAACAGTCTCCTCTAGTAGGCTCCTCTCCTCAAGCAAAGCGGTCTCCTACAAGGACAGAGCCGTTGAAATCCCAAATTCAGCTTCAAACCCTTTCTTACAATCTTCACGTTTTAAACAGGGGACTCTATATGTTATTATTTTCCCCATAATATTTGcatttattttgatttatatCTTGGGTGCAATTATCCAGAAATACAGGGCCAATAAACaagcaagaaaaattgaaccaTTTGATAAGGATTATGAAGGTATTGACGATATTTATTCTGTTGACGACTATAATAATGATAACGAATTAGATCCCTTTAATGATAGGAACGAAATCAACCCTGACTTTATTTCTCAATATCGTCGTTCAATGGACCATTTGAAGGGAAACTTGGGAAAACATACAAGAAACTCCTCGGTCGGCACAATACTCAAAATTGACCTGAACAGTCAGCCAAATCTACAACCTACACATTACCAAGAGAGATCCACACAGCCCCCAGTTTATAGTATTGAAAGCAATGATCAGTCATACGTCTCTCTGCCCCAAGGTACGGCAGATTCAGCTTCATACTTTTTGGCTGCCGAACCATCGAAGCAACACCCCCCTCCAACTTCGAGGTCACATCTACATTCCAGATCTTTGAGTACACAAGCATTGGATGATTTTTTGAGTACTGGAGAGTTACCTGTACCAAATACATCATATGATATACCCGTATCGAGACATTCAAGATCAAGATCCACTAGTCCTCAAAGATCTCCACAACCACGTCGTACTACAGTATATACCCAGCAAACATCCAGGAATAATTCGCCATCCCGTAGTCCAG
- a CDS encoding uncharacterized protein (PKUD0B02240; similar to Saccharomyces cerevisiae YNL316C (PHA2); ancestral locus Anc_3.29): MRVGYLGPAGTYSYQAAVQHFPNANGEVEYLPQKSIGACFQSMNDGSVDYAIVPFENSTNGQVIFTFDLIVDWFVGGKANFQVVGEEYVAIHHALVGYAASINGIKEVHSHPQVWGQCRNILAKLESPIQVDESSTAAAVLAVSKLRSLSVAALAPLSAAHVHNVPIIQSPVEDDPSNTTRFLVLGRQHYSADRKIADRKIADKGMLLLAPHGDPSAPAGVARAMAELAARGVGVAGVTSRPLGNGVGNGVGKVFVVDCFDEEARGEEFAGRIAEAAQQIGIAIVAGVY, from the coding sequence ATGAGAGTCGGGTATTTAGGACCGGCAGGTACGTACTCGTACCAGGCTGCAGTGCAGCATTTCCCGAATGCCAACGGGGAAGTTGAATATTTACCACAAAAATCTATTGGAGCATGTTTCCAATCAATGAATGACGGCAGTGTCGACTATGCAATTGTCCCCTTTGAAAATTCCACCAATGGACAAGTGATTTTCAcctttgatttgattgtcGACTGGTTTGTAGGGGGGAAGGCAAACTTCCAAGTGGTTGGCGAAGAATATGTAGCAATCCACCATGCCTTGGTTGGATATGCGGCATCGATAAATGGTATTAAAGAAGTGCATTCACATCCACAGGTGTGGGGACAGTGTCGAAATATTTTGGCCAAACTTGAGAGTCCAATACAGGTAGACGAGTCATCTACTGCTGCGGCAGTTTTGGCAGTGAGTAAACTGAGAAGTTTATCAGTGGCAGCTTTAGCACCTCTATCGGCAGCACACGTTCATAATGTACCAATTATTCAGTCCCCCGTTGAAGATGATCCTTCTAATACTACCCGCTTTTTAGTGCTTGGCCGTCAGCACTATTCCGCCGACAGGAAAATCGCCGACAGGAAAATCGCCGACAAAGGTATGCTCCTTCTTGCTCCGCACGGGGACCCCTCTGCTCCTGCAGGGGTAGCACGCGCCATGGCGGAGCTTGCCGCCCGCGGCGTGGGCGTCGCCGGCGTTACCAGTCGGCCGCTGGGCAACGGCGTGGGCAACGGCGTGGGTAAAGTTTTTGTGGTGGACTGTTTTGACGAGGAAGCGAGGGGGGAGGAATTTGCTGGGAGAATAGCAGAGGCGGCTCAAcaaattggaattgctATAGTTGCGGGAGTTTACTAG
- a CDS encoding uncharacterized protein (PKUD0B02250; similar to Saccharomyces cerevisiae YNL315C (ATP11); ancestral locus Anc_3.30), producing MIGVKSVSVFTSIRFLGRHSIRTASVTNVRFLQSKTVIDRQIKDKYRAKLEAIARQKGIESPDELIEEMKDTIEERKKELNMIDPLKELEDYEAALAIKEAQQGKKMLDPISKDAPKGKFKTLEDYLILEKVRELGEKEIEFLWRAKFAKDERSVVGVAPTESYFKMYLNARKFPTFVLPLPREDAQVEGNKEDGKTPMELHFVQWSFVGPNTTHCMITTLMEYKLHGEYARPHTTISFHQELSAEKGLVLMNGHVDENAALTMSDAQLLLLNVQRFYGAFGTGSDVEKARLELVRQFNAGETDFDIEAVVKLSQTMEH from the coding sequence ATGATTGGAGTTAAAAGTGTGTCAGTGTTTACTAGTATAAGGTTTTTAGGCAGACATTCTATACGTACTGCGTCGGTGACGAATGTTCGTTTTCTACAGTCCAAAACGGTTATTGATCGTCAAATTAAAGACAAATACCGTGCTAAACTGGAGGCGATTGCACGTCAAAAAGGAATCGAGTCACCGGATGAGCTCATTGAGGAAATGAAAGACACTATTGAAGAGCGTAAGAAGGAGCTCAACATGATTGACCCcttgaaagaattagaaGACTACGAGGCGGCACTGGCGATCAAGGAGGCACAACAGGGTAAGAAAATGCTAGATCCCATCAGCAAGGACGCACCAAAAGGGAAATTCAAGACATTGGAAGATTACCTCATTTTGGAGAAAGTTAGGGAATTAGGAGAGAAGGAGATTGAATTTCTCTGGAGAGcaaaatttgcaaaggaTGAAAGatctgttgttggtgttgcACCAACGGAGAGCTATTTCAAAATGTACCTCAATGCGAGGAAGTTCCCAACTTTTGTCCTTCCTCTACCTAGGGAGGATGCACAGGTCGAAGGTAACAAGGAGGATGGCAAAACTCCCATGGAACTTCACTTTGTTCAATGGTCATTTGTTGGACCAAACACTACGCATTGTATGATCACTACTTTGATGGAGTACAAACTTCACGGAGAATATGCACGGCCACATACAACCATTTCCTTCCATCAAGAGCTGAGTGCTGAGAAGGGACTCGTGTTGATGAACGGCCacgttgatgaaaatgccGCGTTGACCATGTCCGATGCCCAACTGTTGTTATTGAATGTCCAGAGGTTCTATGGAGCATTTGGCACAGGCAGCGATGTCGAGAAGGCCAGGTTGGAACTAGTCCGGCAATTCAATGCAGGAGAAACCGACTTTGACATTGAAGCTGTTGTTAAGCTGTCACAAACGATGGAACACTAA